The Pochonia chlamydosporia 170 chromosome 1, whole genome shotgun sequence genome window below encodes:
- a CDS encoding proliferating cell nuclear antigen (similar to Cordyceps militaris CM01 XP_006671151.1) produces MLEARLEQANILKKVVDAIKDLVQDCNFDCNDSGIALQAMDNSHVALVSMMLKAEGFSPYRCDRNIALGVNLTSLTKVLRAAQNEDILTLKAEDAPDVLNLVFESSENDRISEYDLKLMDIDQEHLGIPQTEYAATIAMPAAEFRRICTDLAAMSESVSIEANKDGVKFACNGDIGNGSVTLRSHTNVEKPEMNVDIELTEPVSLTFSLKYLVNFCKAAALSTQVKICLSSEVPLLVEYNLSGSSYLRFYLAPKIGDDE; encoded by the exons ATGTTGGAAGCACGGCTTGAGCAGGCTAACATCCTGAAGAAG GTTGTCGACGCCATTAAGGACCTCGTCCAAGACTGCAATTTTGACTGCAATGACTCCGGCATCGCCCTCCAGGCCATGGATAACTCCCATGTCGCCCTGGTCTCTATGATGCTCAAGGCCGAAGGCTTCTCCCCCTACCGATGCGATCGAAACATCGCCCTCGGAGTGAACCTGACCTCCCTGACCAAGGTCTTGCGCGCCGCCCAAAACGAGGATATCCTCACCCTCAAGGCAGAGGATGCCCCGGATGTTCTGAACTTGGTGTTTGAGAGCAGCGAGAATGATAGAATCAGCGAGTACGACTTGAAGCTTATGGATATTGATCAAGAGCACTTGGGTATCCCGCAGACTGAATACGCTGCTACTATTGCCATGCCTGCTGCCGAGTTTCGAAGAATCTGCACCGATCTTGCTGCCATGTCTGAGTCTG TCAGCATTGAAGCGAATAAGGATGGTGTCAAGTTTGCATGCAACGGTGACATTGGCAACGGTTCCGTTACTCTCCGAAGCCACACCAACGtcgagaagccagaaatGAATGTCGACATTGAGCTTACCGAGCCAGTGTCGCTGACCTTTTCGCTCAAGTACCTCGTCAACTTCTGCAAGGCTGCTGCCCTGTCGACCCAGGTCAAGATTTGCCTGTCGAGCGAAGTCCCTCTTTTGGTGGAGTACAACTTGTCTGGTAGCAGTTATCTTCGTTTCTACCTGGCGCCCAAG ATTGGTGACGACGAGTAA
- a CDS encoding pyridoxal kinase (similar to Beauveria bassiana ARSEF 2860 XP_008593670.1): MAASTPAPAPRVLAVASHVVSGYVGNKIAVFALQSLGYDVAALNTVQFSNHTGYRQWTGTKVSAQEITDLYNGLRQSYLDDFDMMLSGYIPGAEAVVAVGNIAKELKESNKHAPGNFFWVLDPVMGDNGKIYVAEDVVPAYKGLIEYADLILPNQFEAELLSGVKIVDLESLNTAIQALHDKYRIPHVIITSVNFSPPGQPSSHLSVIGSSMTSTGKARLFKITFPSIDCYFCGTGDMFGALVTARMREAVQAVPGLISQPSWLSDDSASAAELPLARAAEKVLASMHEVLTKTRDAMPGVIERTRARLSEQDRASGKGEQQIKSKASELQLVQNLECLRSPGVEFKAQQI; this comes from the exons ATGGCAGCCTCGACGCCTGCACCAGCCCCGCGAGTTCTCGCCGTTGCGAGCCAT GTTGTATCTGG ATATGTCGGCAACAAAATTGCCGTATTTGCTCTCCAATCTCTTGGCTATGACGTTGCAGCCTTAAACACCGTCCAATTCA GCAACCACACTGGCTACAGACAATGGACAGGCACAAAGGTCTCTGCCCAGGAAATCACAGACTTATACAATGGCCTGCGCCAGTCTTACCTCGACGACTTTGACATGATGTTGTCGGGATACATTCCTGGGGCGGAGGCGGTCGTTGCGGTGGGCAATATCGCCAAGGAACTCAAAGAGAGTAACAAGCATGCGCCGGGAAACTTCTTCTGGGTGCTTGATCCGGTAATGGGTGATAATGGAAAGATTTACGTAGCTGAGGATGTTGTCCCCGCTTATAAAGGTTTGATTGAGTATGCAGACTTGATTCTGCCGAACCAGTTCGAAGCCGA GCTTCTTTCAGGCGTCAAGATTGTAGACTTGGAATCCCTCAACACAGCTATTCAAGCCCTCCATGACAAATATCGCATCCCCCACGTTATCATCACATCCGTCAACTTCTCACCGCCTGGACAACCGTCTTCCCATCTATCCGTCATCGGATCGAGCATGACATCAACCGGGAAAGCGCGGCTCTTTAAGATCACATTCCCTTCTATTGACTGCTACTTCTGCGGAACGGGTGACATGTTTGGCGCTCTCGTCACAGCCCGGATGCGCGAGGCAGTTCAGGCAGTTCCCGGGCTTatcagccagccaagctggTTGAGTGATGACTCTGCATCTGCTGCTGAGTTGCCATTGGCGCGGGCTGCGGAAAAGGTGCTGGCCAGCATGCATGAGGTATTGACCAAGACGAGAGATGCTATGCCTGGCGTGATTGAAAGGACAAGGGCGCGGCTGTCGGAACAAGACAGGGCGAGTGGAAAGGGCGAGCAGCAGATCAAGTCTAAGGCTTCGGAGTTGCAGTTGGTGCAGAATTTGGAGTGTTTGAGGAGTCCTGGAGTCGAATTTAAAGCACAGCAAATATAG
- a CDS encoding dUTP pyrophosphatase (similar to Metarhizium acridum CQMa 102 XP_007810570.1), with protein sequence MSAAPEAVTASTTSPPAKRVKTNLSTMDAPPPLQVKKLSDKARLPTRGSAFAAGYDVYASKETVIPARGKVLVDTDISIAVPAGTYGRIAPRSGLASKHFIDTGAGVIDADYRGQVKILLFNHAETDFEIKEGDRIAQLIIERIYTPEVVEVQELEESVRGAGGFGSTGGFANGTV encoded by the exons ATGTCTGCCGCCCCCGAAGCCGTCAccgcctcaacaacctcaccaccagccaagcgCGTCAAGACCAATCTTTCCACCATGGACGCCCCTCCCCCATTGCAAGTCAAGAAGCTCTCCGACAAGGCTCGTCTGCCGACCCGCGGCAGCGCCTTTGCCGCCGGCTACGATGTCTACGCTTCCAAGGAGACCGTCATTCCCGCGAGGGGCAAGGTGCTCGTCGATACCGACATCAGCATCGCCGTGCCCGCCGGAACTT ATGGACGCATTGCCCCCCGCTCTGGCCTGGCATCGAAGCACTTCATTGATACGGGCGCTGGTGTTATCGATGCCGATTACAGAGGGCAGGTGAAGATCCTGCTGTTCAACCACGCCGAGACGGACTTTGAGATCAAGGAGGGCGATCGCATTGCCCAGCTGATCATTGAGCGAATCTATACCCCtgaggtggttgaggtgcaggagctggaggagagtGTGCGTGGAGCGGGTGGTTTTGGCAGCACCGGTGGGTTTGCCAATGGTACTGTTTAG
- a CDS encoding centromere-associated protein K domain-containing protein, whose translation MDESSRATEADVYAANLEFTLKELQRKVRDHQAELEKIRSSQTETPLSPEDQAIVIKTALTNINTTSEPFLPFAGSVLPSLLALRRAHQTITESRTYLESHASEADCERKQLDSDRTNLKDQHLLTDALTSRIAALQREIAAKAEMRPEDSAREKMDELRVKTKNYDRERKQLMRALLDFIDNQLAPMLAAEELGGPVVGDIIEVDPDELAAGFNTQGKLKKPKGGEEDKRQRRIDEIWGAAAGRAGAGGGSGSGRVDGEEEIAAAGREMRELTEELSNRLVQAKGDNSASYVVLERESAAARFLVRSKVAQFHPKDANKLRLIDFGRDLEN comes from the exons ATGGATGAGAGCTCCCGAGCCACCGAGGCCGACGTCTACGCGGCAAACCTTGAATTCACCTTAAAAGAGCTACAACGCAAGGTTCGCGACCACCAAGCCGAGCTCGAAAAA ATACGCTCATCTCAAACAGAAACCCCCCTATCACCAGAAGACCAAGCCATCGTGATAAAAACAGCCCTaacaaacatcaacaccacatcagAGCCCTTTCTCCCCTTCGCAGGCTCCGTTCTTCCGTCCCTCCTGGCCCTACGGCGCGCCCACCAAACCATCACCGAATCAAGGACCTACCTCGAATCCCATGCCTCCGAAGCAGATTGTGAACGCAAGCAACTCGATTCTGACCGCACCAACCTCAAAGATCAGCACCTTCTCACCGATGCGCTCACGTCCCGGATCGCGGCCCTCCAGCGAGAAATCGCCGCCAAGGCTGAGATGCGGCCCGAGGACAGTGCCCGCGAGAAAATGGACGAGCTGCGTgtcaaaacaaaaaactACGACAGGGAAAGGAAGCAGCTCATGAGGGCATTGTTGGACTTCATTGATAATCAGCTGGCACCCATGCTGGCGGCGGAGGAGCTGGGCGGTCCTGTGGTGGGGGATATCATAGAAGTTGATCCCGATGAGTTGGCGGCTGGCTTCAATACCCaggggaagttgaagaagcccAAGGGCGGAGAGGAGGATAAGCGACAGAGGAGGATAGATGAGATTTGGGGAGCGGCGGCTGGCCGAGCCGGTGCCGGCGGTGGTAGTGGTAGTGGTAGGGtggatggcgaggaggagattgCAGCAGCGGGGAGGGAAATGCGCGAGCTGACGGAGGAGTTGTCAAATAGGCTGGTTCAGGCAAAGGGGGATAATTCGGCGTCGTATGTAGTGCTGGAGAGGGAGTCGGCTGCGGCGAGATTTCTGGTGAGGAGTAAGGTTGCGCAGTTTCATCCCAAGGATGCAAATAAGTTGAGGTTGATCGATTTTGGAAGAGATTTGGAGAATTGA
- a CDS encoding KH domain RNA binding protein (similar to Coccidioides immitis RS XP_001247293.1), translated as MSASPPQPTSTKRPLEEASSPSRATDQPDAKRPALDKVIKNDEETEASESTLDVADKNGEEDGTKSDQPDVHVTDAGSDTKIADPSTATASSDNAANTAAAHDETSWIHIRAVISSPEAATIIGKGGENVSNIRKMSNAKCTVSDYQKGAVERILTVSGIVDAVAKAFGLIIRTLNNEPLGEASTASSKTYPLRLLIPHILIGSIIGKGGARIREIQEASGARLNASDSCLPMSSERSLVVMGVADAVHIATYYVGSTLLEQLNERFGGPAASAYATRSGAPAGSIPGGMQVVPYSPQPASGHYGRPENYGRHQDRRTHHAPPAAYPPHYPHGAAPPNPAMPMQYGGQQAAYGGAPHAQQHMPPHVGPQPHGGPQGQPMHSGMPGGPLTQQIYIPNDMVGAIIGKGGQKINEIRQISGSVIKINEPQDNSNERLVTITGTEECNRMALYMLYSRLESEKHRV; from the exons ATGTCTGcctcgccgccgcagccaacGTCAACGAAGCGTCCCTTGGAGGAGGCTTCTTCGCCATCTCGTGCTACGGACCAACCCGACGCGAAGCGCCCTGCACTTGATAAGGTCATCAAGAATGACGAGGAGACTGAGGCCAGTGAATCCACCCTCGATGTCGCCGACAagaatggagaagaagatggcacCAAATCCGATCAGCCTGATGTCCACGTAACAGACGCTGGCAGCGATACCAAGATTGCCGATCCGTCCACCGCAACTGCATCAAgcgacaatgctgccaacacGGCAGCTGCCCACGACGAGACGTCTTGGATTCACATTCGTGCTGTCATTTCGAGCCCTGAGGCCGCTACCATTATTGGCAAAGGTGGCGAGAACGTTTCTAACATTAGGAAGATGTCGAATGCTAAATGCACCGTCAGCGATTATCAAAAAGGTGCTGTTGAGAGAATCCTGACAGTCAGCGGGATAGTAGACGCTGTTGCCAAG GCTTTCGGTTTGATTATTCGTACGCTGAACAACGAGCCACTGGGTGAGGCCTCCACAGCTTCGTCCAAGACGTACCCTCTTCGTCTGCTGATCCCTCACATCTTGATTGGCTCCATCATTGGTAAGGGTGGTGCCAGGATTCGAGAGATTCAGGAAGCTTCTGGTGCTCGACTCAATGCTTCTGATTCTTGCCTGCCCATGTCAAGCGAGCGATCTCTTGTTGTGATGGGTGTTGCCGATGCCGTCCACATCGCTACCTATTACGTTGGCAGCACGCTTCTGGAGCAGCTCAATGAACGATTCGGAGGTCCGGCCGCTTCAGCATATGCCACTCGCAGCGGTGCCCCTGCAGGATCTATCCCCGGTGGTATGCAAGTCGTTCCATACTCTCCTCAACCTGCATCAGGCCACTATGGACGACCAGAAAACTACGGCCGCCACCAAGATCGTCGCACGCACCACGCGCCACCAGCTGCTTACCCGCCACATTATCCTCATGGTGCTGCCCCTCCTAATCCCGCAATGCCTATGCAATATGGTGGCCAACAAGCGGCTTATGGCGGTGCTCCCCATGCTCAGCAGCATATGCCCCCTCACGTTGGTCCCCAGCCTCACGGCGGCCCTCAAGGACAACCCATGCACTCTGGTATGCCTGGTGGCCCTCTTACGCAGCAAATCTACATTCCCAACGACATGGTTGGTGCTATCATTGGAAAAGGCGGCCAAAAAATCAATGAGATTCGACAAATCAGCGGCAGTGTCATCAAGATTAATGAACCCCAGGACAACAGCAATGAGCGACTAGTCACAATCACCGGCACGGAAGAGTGCAACCGTATGGCGCTGTACATGCTCTACTCAAGACTTG AATCTGAGAAGCACCGAGTTTGA
- a CDS encoding dimeric alpha-beta barrel (similar to Metarhizium robertsii ARSEF 23 XP_007820188.2), translating to MNHIIKQEMTSSELIQIATLKFKPSLQQGTELPLSFRDVCRQLQAVPGVSSTYFGEQIERRGTWTWIIRWASPAAHDAFLASPSFTNWISSFRAIVDTYIFWKALVRGSLSATLNAPCTEVFTAYGTSDTWLEMRMKPFAENVDSAKLPGHHGSFYGQYDVLMHDTPNPPEGNTVSMMLGWDSKEAHLAERGEGKVIDKNIHYTREERKSVDMYHVKLNRL from the exons ATGAATCATATTATAAAACAGGAAATGACCTCTTCAGAGCTCATCCAAATTGCAACTTTAAAATTCAAGCCGTCCCTTCAGCAGGGAACTGAGCTGCCACTTTCATTTCGCGACGTCTGCCGTCAGCTTCAGGCGGTTCCAGGCGTGTCATCCACGTATTTTGGCGAACAAATCGAGCGTCGTGGAACATGGACCTGGATCATCCGCTGGGCTTCTCCAGCCGCACACGACGCATTTCTTGCTTCACCTAGCTTTACGAACTGGATTTCTTCATTTCGTGCCATCGTGGACACCTATATCTTCTGGAAAGCCTTGGTTCGCGGAAGCCTCAGTGCCACATTAAATGCCCCCTGCACCGAGGTCTTCACAGCATACGGAACATCTGATACCTGGCTCGAGATGCGAATGAAGCCCTTTGCAGAAAATGTCGATTCTGCCAAACTCCCCGGTCACCACGGCTCATTTTATGGGCAGTATGACGTCCTTATGCATGATACACCGAATCCTCCTGAGGGGAATACAGTTAGCATGATGCTCGGTTGGGACAGCAAAGAGGCGCATCTAGCCGAGCGTGGCGAAGGCAAAG TAATTGACAAAAATATTCATTACAcgagagaggagagaaaatCAGTCGACATG TACCACGTCAAATTGAACAGACTTTAA
- a CDS encoding sphingomyelinase family protein (similar to Talaromyces stipitatus ATCC 10500 XP_002479054.1) yields the protein MARSRNESSHAQQDTANGSDTALPSEITLLTLNCWGLLHISALRTPRLAEIGRQIAALEPTPHIVCLQECWVQDDYRAIRDATRGILPHGKFYHSGAFGGGLAILSRWPIEESSMHPYTLNGRPTAFWRGDWYVGKGVATAKVRYGPGRRDVVEVFNTHTHAPYESGPNDSYLCHRTAQAWEIAKLVRGATDRGHLVVALGDFNMIPLSLAYRIITSGAPIRDTWRVLHPDSSIGASDQAEEKARGLPVPTAEYNKTINGAASDTVYNTWRWTKEEQKKLKHNPCPVDPNTKDPKGKRIDYVFASTGDVSDGVGWVVKSAAVELAGRHPELNCSLSDHFGVRATLQRHTLSASAANKPTEQDLQLRYNAEHASALTLSDYDEILAMTHKYTMRERKQRYWRGIHFYAALLIWAGCLVAVWFSPRNFVSFLLMLLASLGLTVGVIDGLLSLLFFSREIRGLKEFEWEVQNAREAAVREGST from the exons ATGGCCCGGTCCAGGAACGAAAGCAGCCACGCGCAGCAAGATACTGCCAATGGCTCTGATACAGCCCTCCCGTCTGAAATCACTCTCCTGACACTCAACTGCTGGGGTCTCCTCCATATATCAGCTCTTCGCACGCCTCGCCTCGCGGAAATAGGCAGACAAATTGCTGCTCTCGAACCAACTCCTCACATAGTATGTCTGCAAGAATGCTGGGTCCAGGACGATTACCGTGCCATCCGTGATGCCACCCGAGGCATTCTGCCCCATGGAAAATTCTATCATAGCGGCGCGTTTGGCGGTGGATTGGCCATTTTAAGTCGGTGGCCAATTGAGGAGAGTTCCATGCATCCGTACACCCTGAATGGACGGCCCACTGCTTTCTGGAGAGGCGATTGGTATGTTGGAAAGGGAGTTGCAACTGCCAAGGTGAGATATGGCCCAGGTAGGAGGGACGTTGTTGAAGTGTTTAACACCCAC ACTCATGCTCCCTATGAAAGCGGTCCCAATGATTCCTATCTCTGCCATCGGACCGCTCAAGCATGGGAAATTGCCAAACTCGTCCGCGGTGCCACTGATCGCGGACACTTGGTCGTCGCTCTAGGAGACTTCAACATGATTCCCCTCTCCCTCGCCTACCGCATAATCACCTCCGGCGCTCCAATTCGTGATACATGGCGTGTCCTCCACCCAGATAGCTCCATCGGGGCATCGGACCAGGCCGAAGAGAAAGCCCGTGGTTTACCTGTCCCAACAGCAGAGTAcaacaaaaccatcaatgGGGCTGCCAGTGACACAGTTTATAATACGTGGCGTTGGaccaaagaagagcaaaagaagctcAAACACAACCCTTGCCCCGTGGATCCGAATACAAAAGATCCCAAGGGCAAACGAATAGACTACGTCTTCGCATCAACTGGCGACGTTTCGGATGGAGTAGGTTGGGTCGTGAAATCCGCCGCTGTAGAACTCGCTGGTCGTCATCCGGAGCTGAATTGCTCTCTTTCCGATCACTTTGGTGTTCGAGCTACTTTGCAGCGCCACACGCTTTCCGCCTCTGCTGCCAACAAGCCCACTGAGCAGGACTTGCAGCTTCGCTATAATGCAGAACACGCCAGCGCGCTCACGCTCTCCGACTATGATGAAATACTGGCCATGACGCACAAGTATACTATGAGGGAGAGGAAGCAGCGGTACTGGCGTGGTATTCACTTCTACGCTGCACTGCTTATCTGGGCTGGCTGCCTGGTAGCTGTTTGGTTCAGTCCTCGGAACTTCGTTTCATTTCTCCTCATGCTGCTGGCAAGTCTTGGCCTGACTGTCGGTGTCATTGATGGGCTTCTTTCactgctcttcttctctaGGGAGATCCGAGGTCTCAAGGAATTTGAGTGGGAGGTTCAAAATGCAAGGGAAGCCGCCGTGCGCGAGGGCTCAACTTAG
- a CDS encoding splicing factor u2af large subunit (similar to Metarhizium robertsii ARSEF 23 XP_011411516.1), translating into MKDRCQIDNRRYKDVFGRHVFPDDAEDIKSHRWFKNFPWDRVQSITPPFVPRITSLDDTHYFDESDPFTEPMVSLDDDPFDPTPDHTRWLLRDSRQLIQNLAIDLIATPYDSARLRSADRRIDKIFGITFEERKTLKTFIRMYGRKERKRPRDILLRDQDTKAPALEVRKKTAFMGYSWRRMRHGGYMTPNLGEDEMAEL; encoded by the coding sequence ATGAAAGATCGTTGCCAGATTGACAACAGGCGATACAAGGACGTCTTCGGCCGACACGTCTTTCCAGACGATGCGGAGGATATCAAGTCTCACCGTTGGTTCAAGAATTTTCCATGGGATCGCGTGCAGTCCATCACGCCACCATTTGTACCACGCATAACCAGCCTTGATGACACTCACTATTTTGATGAGTCTGATCCTTTTACTGAACCTATGGTTTCCTTGGATGATGACCCATTTGacccaacaccagaccatactCGATGGCTGCTTCGAGATAGCCGGCAGTTGATTCAGAATTTGGCAATCGACCTGATTGCGACGCCGTACGATTCGGCACGATTGCGGAGTGCCGATCGGAGAATTGACAAGATATTTGGGATAACGTTTGAAGAGCGAAAGACTCTGAAAACATTTATTCGCATGTATGGCAGAAAGGAACGAAAGCGACCTCGAGACATACTGTTGCGAGACCAAGACACCAAAGCGCCAGCCTTGGAGGTCAGGAAAAAGACAGCCTTCATGGGGTATAGTTGGCGTCGGATGCGTCATGGAGGATACATGACGCCAAATCTAGGAGAAGATGAGATGGCCGAGCTTTAG
- a CDS encoding kinase domain-containing protein (similar to Metarhizium acridum CQMa 102 XP_007810576.1) produces the protein MVPKLLSKRSSCPVLDPGARKSIVPQSKTDDRKDDDQAELNPAKAWPGSVKVLSEIRSAIRAIRRTTYNCSEASNVLEWSQRRSSSPDLDGRFGNQGTGGSATPTPLRRAKGLSPKALAKRLGFDNFPTPSNSTVVLRGSLLRRRTSLQVMPSSPTLPLGDAVSSISSLYTDKSSIVGNISTRKTSMDSRISDSTSNKTSPKRRRSRRHPWSRSSPDGGTLQTIDEGFYQPQPTILTVEKAAAAKVYLETYFNSLLNRPNTRTTRQQYLESQLYYSPHLDLDEKDVIRRSFYYQEACHSRETRVMKTKSLLSLDRQDLSYAENFECLKVLGRGSFGVVKLVRERANEAHTFPQQLFAMKVIRKSEMLRSCQEGHLRAERDFLVASEGSNWIVPLVASFDDLTNLYLVMEYMPGGDFLGLLIRENMLPEPMARFYVAEMILAVEEAHRLKFIHRDIKPDNFLISASGHLKISDFGLAFDGHWSHDLSYYNCQRYSLLGKLGIRVDGDAEDQKKTFNISSQIPWLQAMKDILDRHERKVAGDDNSLPGLLG, from the exons ATGGTGCCGAAGCTACTCAGCAAACGCAGTAGCTGCCCAGTGCTAGATCCAGGAGCCAGGAAATCGATCGTACCGCAGTCAAAGACGGATGACCGAAAAGACGACGACCAAGCAGAGTTGAATCCAGCCAAGGCTTGGCCTGGCAGTGTCAAGGTCCTGTCTGAGATACGAAGTGCCATTCGGGCGATTCGGCGAACCACGTACAACT GCTCTGAGGCGTCGAATGTACTTGAATGGAGTCAACGGCGCTCATCATCTCCAGACTTGGACGGACGATTCGGCAACCAGGGGACTGGAGGGAGTGCAACGCCAACTCCTCTGCGCAGAGCCAAGGGCCTGTCGCCAAAAGCTCTTGCCAAGAGACTCGGATTTGATAACTTTCCAACTCCATCCAATTCCACGGTAGTTCTACGCGGTTCTCTTCTACGACGGCGAACATCTCTTCAAGTCATGCCGAGTTCTCCTACACTTCCCCTCGGGGATGCCGTCAGTTCGATCTCGTCGCTGTACACGGACAAATCATCCATTGTTGGAAACATTTCAACTCGAAAGACATCGATGGACTCTCGAATTTCTGATTCCACCTCTAACAAAACGAGTCCAAAGCGACGTCGCAGCCGTAGGCACCCATGGTCCAGGTCAAGTCCGGATGGTGGCACGTTGCAGACAATTGACGAGGGCTTCTATCAACCACAGCCCACGATTCTTACGGTTGAAAAGGCAGCAGCCGCAAAGGTATATCTGGAAACCTACTTTAACAGTCTTCTGAATCGGCCCAATACTCGGACTACGCGTCAGCAATATCTGGAATCTCAACTCTACTACAGTCCACACTTGGATCTGGATGAAAAGGATGTCATCAGGCGGTCATTCTACTACCAAGAGGCTTGTCATTCAAGAGAAACACGCGTGATGAAAACAAAGTCCCTCCTTTCTCTAGATCGTCAGGACCTGTCGTATGCGGAGAACTTTGAATGCTTGAAGGTTCTGGGTCGGGGTAGCTTTGGCGTGGTCAAGCTGGTTCGCGAAAGGGCCAACGAGGCACACACCTTCCCGCAGCAACTTTTCGCAATGAAGGTTATACGAAAGTCAGAAATGCTTcgaagctgccaagaaggtcaCTTGAGGGCAGAGAGGGACTTTCTCGTTGCCTCAGAAGGCTCCAATTG GATTGTCCCACTCGTAGCCAGTTTCGACGATTTGACCAATCTTTACTTGGTAATGGAGTATATGCCTGGGGGAGATTTCTTGGGTCTGCTGATACGAGAGAACATGCTTCCTGAGCCGATGGCGAGGTTCTATGTTGCCGAGATGATTCTAGCTGTTGAGGAGGCACACCGACTGAAGTTCATCCATCGTGACATAAAACCTGACAATTTTTTGATATCGGCATCCGGACATTTAAAGATATCCGACTTTGGGCTCGCGTTTGATGGTCACTGGTCGCATGACCTATCTTACTACAACTGCCAACGATACTCCTTGCTGGGAAAATTGGGCATCCGTGTGGATGGCGATGCAGAAGATCAGAAGAAGACTTTCAATATTAGCTCGCAGATACCTTGGCTACAAGCGATGAAGGACATTTTGGACCGCCATGAAAGAAAAGTTGCAGGGGACGACAATAGCTTGCCTGGCCTCCTGGGCTAG